GGAACGAACCATCGACATCATCAATCATATTTCCTCTGCACCTGTCACCCAACTGTAATGGAAATACGTTGCCTGATTATTGATGATGATGAGATGTCGCGTATCTCGCTGGAAAAACTGACCGCCAAAATTCCGGATATCGAAATCGTCGGCACTTGCGTCAATGCCAATCAGGCCCTGAGCATTCTGGAGGAGGAATACGTCGATGTCTTATTACTCGATATTCAGTTGCCCGGACTATCCGGTCTGGACCTGGTTCAATCCGTCCAATATCTTCCTTACGTCATATTTGTCACATCCCGCGCCGATTATGCCCTTCAGGCCTTTGAATTCAAAGACAAGATCATCGATTTCATCACCAAACCGGTGGTCATGCAGCGATTATCCAATGCTTTCGAACGGGTGCGGGAATTGGTCCGTAATGATCAGCCGCCTCTAGCAAGTCCGGACTTGTTCATCCGCAGTGAAGGCCGTATCGTGCGCCTGGATTTGAATAACCTGCTTTACGTCGAAACCAAGGGAGACTACGTAGCCTTTGTTACAGAAGATGAACAATTCATGGTCCACTCTACCCTGAAAGCCATCGATGAGATTATTCAGCAACCACATCTGATGAAGGTGCACCGCTCCTTTATCATCAATCTGCATAAGATTAAAGACATTGAAGAAAACAGCATCCTGCTAATCAACAAAAAAATCATTCCGGTCTCCAGACAATTCAAGCCGCTACTGATCCGGCGGATCAATCCGCTGGGATAAGCCCTCATTCATACTAAAAAAAGGATTAATGTGTCCATTCAACGTCGAAATACACCCAAAAACCTAAAAAGCATTGAAGGGGTAGATCCCCGGATTACATTTAACCCTCAGAACGAAAATTCTAACTCAAATAGGCCAGCTTATAAGGATTGTATTTCAAACATGTTGGTGTTTGAGTTTTCATGGGTGCTGCAGTAGAACAGTGGGTTGGATATCAGCTGCAGCATCTTTTTTCAGCTAATTAGCCTCAAAAGCCAAGATTTTTTATCGCATCCTGCATACCAAAATCCAATTGAAAACTACAGGGTGGATGTGAACAGGTGGAGTGATATTCAGGTCATTCCACACTCTTACTCAATGACCGAAAGCTGGTAACGAGGCACATCCCCGATTTTATTCCAACTGAATACACTACCGTCGCTCCAGATTAACCTTGCCTATGGTTCATCTGAGGCTGTGACACC
The Lewinellaceae bacterium DNA segment above includes these coding regions:
- a CDS encoding response regulator transcription factor, giving the protein MEIRCLIIDDDEMSRISLEKLTAKIPDIEIVGTCVNANQALSILEEEYVDVLLLDIQLPGLSGLDLVQSVQYLPYVIFVTSRADYALQAFEFKDKIIDFITKPVVMQRLSNAFERVRELVRNDQPPLASPDLFIRSEGRIVRLDLNNLLYVETKGDYVAFVTEDEQFMVHSTLKAIDEIIQQPHLMKVHRSFIINLHKIKDIEENSILLINKKIIPVSRQFKPLLIRRINPLG